The following are encoded in a window of Sulfitobacter sp. S190 genomic DNA:
- a CDS encoding HWE histidine kinase domain-containing protein yields the protein MDNTATQLHGDLSLDTCDLEPIHTPGRIQPFGALLAGPSDLSKIEYCSANVAEYLGIEPQVLLGSAFSKAIGEQITHDLRNLASISTARTQRERLGRYTLDAGDFEIYLHVNPQNQSVVEFERAPTETPSHRKAPIDEMRKYLASAGSRDSIEKMLDACVVGLGALTGYDRVLAYRYAENGDGEVVAEMRSGAATSFLGLRYPAWDVPEQARALQIKNPLRMLTDVAQDPVPVLAYDKKLPPLDMSLAHLRGISPIHVEYLSNMGVGATLTIGLVVDGRLWGMFACHHLSPRVIGSDVRIAVELFGQMVSLLIKQRMDISETRRRHKAAEARERILAETDANTDFLHSFQSLAPILAEVIECDGLAVTYEGKTLIHGSAPSHDAIAGISRYDDTQEDVILGIENLTQSDLVNGAELGASAGALLIRATAAYPMQLMFFRDEKIRSLNWAGKPEKKLDAGPLGPRITPRGSFDAYVESQRGFGNPWTASELAAAREIQILLTQIAAKGERVQLMRHQDLVTHQRQQDLMIAELNHRVKNILALIRSLSRQAKSSSASLESYALALEQRISALAAAHDLAVSNSMNGVSLRSVLETELQPFLTDDASQVLLTGPKIGLRADVAPIIALVMHEIVSNAVKYGALSTPDGIVRVQWSVSDDMLKLSWKELGGPPVEEPTRHGFGRSLVEKAITYEFDGHAVLSFAPGGVTFSFELPGENLVDLEAETEVKLVGSVGVIEMAASDKSALLVEDNVVLAMDMVETLTHLGTSNVETASTVEAGMKLAKKGGFDFAVLDMNLRGVVSFSIAEHLIEAGVPFIFVTGYGSSIELPETLRQVPILTKPVDEGTLSRCIEKLLQ from the coding sequence TTGGACAATACTGCGACACAGCTGCACGGCGATCTGTCATTGGATACCTGCGATCTGGAACCCATACACACACCCGGTCGGATCCAGCCCTTCGGCGCGCTGCTTGCGGGTCCAAGTGATCTGTCCAAGATCGAGTATTGCAGCGCCAATGTTGCCGAATATCTCGGGATCGAACCGCAGGTCTTGCTCGGCTCGGCGTTCTCAAAGGCGATCGGTGAGCAGATCACCCACGATCTGCGCAACCTTGCGAGCATCTCGACAGCACGGACACAACGCGAGCGTCTGGGTCGCTACACGCTGGATGCCGGTGATTTCGAAATCTACCTGCACGTAAATCCGCAGAACCAATCAGTGGTCGAATTCGAACGCGCCCCGACCGAAACGCCCTCCCACCGCAAAGCTCCGATTGACGAGATGCGCAAGTACCTTGCGTCCGCTGGATCACGCGACAGCATCGAAAAGATGCTGGACGCATGCGTTGTCGGCCTGGGTGCGTTGACCGGATACGACCGCGTACTTGCCTACCGTTATGCGGAAAATGGCGATGGCGAAGTGGTGGCAGAAATGCGCAGCGGCGCCGCGACCAGCTTTCTTGGTCTGCGCTATCCCGCGTGGGACGTGCCGGAGCAGGCTCGCGCGTTGCAGATCAAGAACCCCCTGCGGATGCTCACGGACGTGGCGCAGGATCCGGTGCCCGTTTTGGCATATGACAAGAAATTGCCGCCGCTGGATATGTCGTTGGCGCACCTGCGGGGAATATCGCCAATTCATGTTGAATACCTCTCCAACATGGGCGTGGGGGCGACGCTGACGATCGGGCTGGTGGTTGACGGGCGTTTGTGGGGCATGTTCGCCTGCCATCATCTGAGCCCGCGTGTCATCGGGTCGGATGTCCGCATCGCGGTAGAGCTTTTCGGGCAAATGGTGTCCCTGCTTATCAAGCAACGGATGGATATCTCGGAGACGAGACGCCGTCACAAAGCGGCCGAAGCGCGGGAGCGCATTCTGGCGGAGACCGATGCGAACACCGATTTCCTTCATTCGTTCCAGTCGCTTGCCCCGATCCTCGCCGAGGTCATCGAGTGCGACGGTCTGGCCGTGACCTACGAAGGCAAGACGCTGATCCATGGCAGCGCGCCAAGCCATGATGCGATTGCAGGGATCAGCCGCTACGACGATACGCAGGAGGACGTGATCCTAGGTATCGAAAATCTGACGCAAAGCGATCTGGTAAACGGGGCGGAGCTTGGCGCCAGCGCGGGCGCACTTCTTATCAGGGCCACTGCGGCCTACCCGATGCAGTTGATGTTCTTTCGCGACGAAAAAATCCGAAGCCTCAACTGGGCCGGAAAGCCGGAAAAGAAATTGGACGCAGGGCCGCTGGGTCCGCGGATCACCCCACGCGGATCGTTCGATGCCTATGTCGAGAGCCAGCGCGGTTTCGGCAACCCTTGGACCGCCTCGGAACTTGCCGCAGCGCGGGAAATACAGATCTTGCTGACCCAGATCGCTGCCAAGGGCGAACGGGTCCAGCTGATGCGGCATCAGGACCTTGTCACGCACCAGCGCCAGCAGGATTTGATGATTGCCGAATTGAACCACCGCGTCAAAAATATCCTCGCGCTGATCCGGTCCCTGTCACGGCAGGCCAAAAGCTCGTCTGCCTCGCTCGAAAGCTACGCGCTCGCGCTCGAGCAGCGGATTTCGGCGCTCGCTGCCGCGCATGACCTTGCTGTGTCCAACAGCATGAACGGCGTATCCCTGCGCAGCGTTCTGGAAACCGAATTGCAGCCTTTCCTGACGGATGATGCGTCGCAGGTCTTGCTGACGGGCCCCAAGATTGGTCTGCGGGCAGATGTTGCGCCGATCATCGCGCTGGTGATGCATGAAATCGTTTCGAACGCTGTGAAATACGGGGCGCTGTCCACGCCCGACGGCATCGTTCGGGTGCAATGGTCGGTCAGTGACGATATGCTGAAACTCAGCTGGAAAGAGCTTGGCGGCCCTCCTGTCGAAGAACCCACCCGCCACGGGTTTGGCAGATCGCTCGTCGAGAAGGCCATCACCTATGAATTCGACGGGCACGCGGTGCTGTCATTCGCGCCGGGCGGTGTGACGTTTTCGTTCGAACTGCCGGGTGAAAACCTTGTCGATCTCGAGGCGGAGACGGAGGTCAAGCTGGTTGGTAGCGTGGGGGTTATAGAGATGGCCGCGTCGGACAAGAGTGCGCTGCTGGTCGAGGACAATGTCGTGCTGGCCATGGACATGGTTGAAACGCTGACCCACCTCGGCACGAGCAATGTGGAGACGGCATCCACCGTCGAAGCAGGTATGAAGCTGGCAAAGAAGGGCGGCTTTGATTTTGCCGTGCTCGACATGAATTTGCGGGGCGTTGTATCGTTCTCGATTGCGGAGCATTTGATCGAGGCGGGCGTGCCTTTCATCTTTGTAACCGGATACGGATCGTCGATCGAATTGCCCGAAACGCTCCGTCAGGTGCCGATCCTGACCAAACCGGTTGACGAAGGAACGCTTTCGCGTTGCATCGAAAAGCTGTTGCAGTGA
- a CDS encoding NAD(P)/FAD-dependent oxidoreductase — MNINRRLFIGSGAAAATTLAAPTVFADGHAKPRVVVVGGGAGGATAARYIAKDSKGEIDVTLIEPTRMYYTCFFSNLYLGGVKGIDDLGHSYGTLAANGVNVVHDWAVGVDRDAKTVSLAGGGQVPYDKLILSPGIDFVDGAVEGWDLSAQNAMPHAYKGGSQTELLKAQMAAMPQGGTFAMVAPPNPYRCPPGPYERVSMVAHYLKANNPTAKIIVADPKPKFSKMALFQEGWAEHYEGMIDWIGEDFGGGEVSVDPAAMTVTIDGEVTNVDVCNIIPAMKAGRIAEIAGVTDGNWAPVNAADMSTKADADIYVLGDASQQGDMPKSGYAANSQAKVCANAVRGALTGAKVFPAKFSNTCWSLIDANDGVKVGATYEATDEKIAKVDGFISATGESAELRKATYEESEGWYAGITADMFG; from the coding sequence ATGAATATCAACAGACGCCTATTTATCGGATCGGGTGCCGCCGCTGCGACGACGCTTGCGGCGCCGACGGTCTTTGCGGACGGTCACGCTAAACCACGTGTCGTGGTCGTGGGCGGCGGGGCAGGTGGTGCCACGGCGGCGCGCTACATCGCCAAAGACAGCAAGGGCGAGATCGACGTCACCCTTATTGAACCCACCCGCATGTACTACACCTGCTTCTTTTCAAACCTTTATCTCGGCGGCGTGAAGGGGATCGACGATCTGGGCCACTCCTATGGCACGCTCGCGGCGAATGGTGTCAACGTCGTGCACGACTGGGCCGTGGGCGTAGACCGCGACGCCAAGACTGTTTCATTGGCAGGCGGAGGCCAGGTGCCATACGACAAGCTGATCCTGTCGCCCGGTATCGATTTTGTCGATGGGGCGGTCGAGGGCTGGGATCTATCGGCGCAAAACGCCATGCCGCACGCCTACAAAGGCGGATCGCAAACCGAACTGCTCAAAGCGCAAATGGCTGCGATGCCGCAAGGTGGCACTTTCGCGATGGTCGCCCCGCCCAATCCCTACCGCTGCCCGCCCGGCCCCTACGAGCGGGTGTCGATGGTGGCGCATTATCTCAAGGCGAACAATCCGACAGCCAAGATCATCGTGGCGGATCCAAAACCGAAATTCTCCAAAATGGCGCTGTTTCAGGAGGGATGGGCAGAGCATTACGAGGGGATGATCGACTGGATCGGCGAAGACTTCGGTGGCGGCGAGGTGTCCGTCGACCCCGCGGCAATGACAGTGACGATCGACGGTGAAGTCACCAACGTCGATGTTTGTAACATCATCCCCGCGATGAAGGCGGGGCGGATCGCGGAAATCGCGGGCGTCACCGATGGCAACTGGGCACCGGTCAACGCCGCAGACATGTCCACAAAGGCCGATGCCGACATCTACGTGTTGGGAGATGCCTCACAGCAGGGCGACATGCCGAAATCGGGATACGCCGCCAACAGCCAGGCCAAGGTCTGCGCGAACGCTGTCCGTGGCGCTCTGACAGGGGCCAAGGTTTTCCCGGCCAAATTCTCGAATACGTGCTGGTCGCTGATTGATGCCAATGACGGGGTCAAAGTCGGCGCGACCTATGAGGCGACGGATGAAAAGATCGCCAAGGTAGACGGGTTCATTTCCGCCACGGGTGAAAGCGCAGAGCTGCGCAAGGCCACCTACGAGGAATCCGAAGGCTGGTACGCGGGCATCACCGCCGACATGTTCGGCTAA
- a CDS encoding MBL fold metallo-hydrolase — MKYLAVIPFLIGLPCFASEDIADQYPASVLYSKPVEVIPNVFSAIGATAPPTYENAGHNNNLSFIVTDEGVAVINSGASYELAEALHAEIKTVTDQPVKVVFNENGQGHAMLGNAYWASLGVEIVAHRDAARAFEEYGDRSLQAAQERVKERAAKTTVEQPTTVFDDAYTVSLGGTRIEARYLGPAHSPGDIVIWLPQQSLVISGDMAFHERLLPIFDDTMTADWIDTWDTAFEPLGATYVIPGHGHPTNMDQVRRYTRDYLVYLRKQIGAHLDEGGDLAQAYYVDQSPYAHLDTFEELATKNAGRVYEQMEFE; from the coding sequence ATGAAATATCTTGCCGTCATTCCTTTTCTGATCGGCCTGCCCTGCTTTGCCAGCGAAGACATCGCCGACCAATACCCCGCCTCCGTGCTTTATTCCAAACCGGTCGAAGTGATACCCAATGTGTTTTCGGCAATCGGCGCCACGGCCCCGCCAACCTACGAGAACGCAGGTCACAACAACAACCTGAGCTTTATCGTGACGGACGAGGGAGTCGCCGTCATCAACAGTGGTGCGTCATACGAACTTGCGGAAGCCCTGCACGCCGAGATCAAAACCGTGACCGACCAGCCGGTGAAAGTGGTCTTCAACGAAAACGGACAGGGCCACGCCATGCTCGGTAACGCATACTGGGCATCTTTGGGGGTCGAGATCGTCGCCCACCGCGACGCCGCCCGCGCGTTCGAAGAATACGGCGACAGATCGCTTCAGGCGGCGCAGGAGCGGGTGAAGGAACGGGCGGCAAAGACAACCGTTGAACAGCCGACGACGGTTTTCGATGACGCATATACCGTGTCGTTGGGCGGCACCCGGATAGAGGCACGGTACCTTGGTCCCGCGCACAGTCCCGGAGACATCGTCATCTGGTTACCGCAGCAAAGTCTCGTGATTTCGGGGGACATGGCCTTTCACGAACGACTGCTTCCCATATTCGACGATACGATGACGGCGGACTGGATTGACACGTGGGACACCGCATTCGAACCACTGGGCGCGACCTACGTGATCCCCGGTCACGGCCATCCGACGAATATGGATCAGGTGCGCCGCTATACGCGTGATTATTTGGTCTATCTGCGAAAGCAGATAGGGGCCCATCTGGATGAGGGCGGTGATTTGGCGCAGGCTTACTATGTCGACCAATCCCCCTACGCGCATCTCGACACCTTCGAAGAGCTCGCCACGAAGAACGCGGGCCGCGTCTATGAGCAGATGGAATTCGAGTAG
- a CDS encoding Acg family FMN-binding oxidoreductase, which yields MNRRGFLKMTGGGVILAAATGGAFVTTRRPDAALAPWQTAGTYVDPRMNALSHAILAPNPHNRQPWIVRLDGDDGATLFFDTEKQLPHTDPFDRQLTIGLGCFLELMRMAAAADGYAVETKLFPQGEDAQSLDNRPVATVRFTKSSVAPDALFDHVMQRRSNKEPFDTDRTIHAETLSRILQTPTTARVGGSIAPDDVAFWRALTTQALHVEIETPRTFKESVDLFRIGKAEINANPDGIDFGGPLFEALSHAGIMTREASLDTGSQAYIQGVAAVTENTQTAMGHLWLVSDTNTRADQIACGADWLRINLACTREGLGFQPLSQPLQEYPEMSAHFATTHARLAPGGGTVQMLARIGYGPGVEVSPRWPIEAKIGTM from the coding sequence ATGAACAGACGTGGATTTCTCAAGATGACCGGTGGTGGTGTCATACTCGCCGCAGCGACGGGCGGTGCCTTTGTGACCACCCGCAGACCTGACGCGGCTCTCGCTCCTTGGCAAACTGCGGGCACGTACGTGGACCCGCGCATGAACGCCCTGTCGCACGCCATTCTCGCCCCCAATCCGCACAACCGTCAGCCTTGGATCGTGCGGCTGGATGGCGACGACGGCGCGACGCTGTTTTTCGACACGGAGAAACAGTTGCCGCACACTGACCCCTTTGACCGCCAGCTTACGATCGGACTGGGATGCTTTCTGGAGCTGATGCGCATGGCTGCGGCGGCCGACGGCTATGCCGTGGAAACGAAGCTGTTCCCGCAGGGCGAAGACGCGCAATCTCTCGACAACCGGCCTGTGGCGACGGTCCGTTTCACCAAGTCGTCGGTCGCGCCTGATGCCTTGTTTGACCATGTGATGCAGCGGCGCTCCAACAAGGAACCGTTCGATACCGACCGGACCATCCATGCCGAAACGCTTTCACGCATATTGCAAACACCGACGACCGCACGCGTGGGGGGATCGATTGCACCCGATGATGTGGCGTTCTGGCGGGCGCTGACAACGCAGGCGCTGCATGTCGAAATCGAAACGCCCCGTACCTTCAAGGAAAGCGTGGATCTGTTCCGCATCGGCAAAGCCGAAATCAACGCCAATCCCGACGGTATCGATTTTGGCGGTCCCTTGTTCGAGGCGCTGTCCCATGCGGGCATCATGACCCGCGAAGCATCGCTCGACACAGGGTCGCAGGCCTACATTCAGGGGGTCGCCGCCGTCACGGAAAACACGCAGACCGCGATGGGCCATCTATGGCTTGTCAGTGACACCAACACGCGTGCCGACCAGATCGCGTGCGGGGCCGACTGGCTGCGCATCAATCTTGCCTGCACGCGCGAGGGTCTGGGGTTCCAGCCTCTCAGCCAGCCCCTTCAGGAATATCCAGAGATGAGCGCACATTTCGCGACCACGCACGCACGGCTCGCACCCGGTGGCGGGACGGTTCAAATGCTCGCACGTATCGGCTACGGTCCCGGGGTCGAGGTCAGCCCACGCTGGCCCATCGAGGCCAAGATAGGAACCATGTGA
- a CDS encoding MBL fold metallo-hydrolase, whose protein sequence is MAPSRRTFLAGGGAAALMGLGPKFAHASLTLGEMRLDVVSDGSLSLPGSFIFDPMPKDELAPILTKFDLSPDVLEPPCNVTLLRHADRVVLFDVGSGPDFAPNSGMLLASLDAAGVAPEDVTDIIFTHAHPDHLWGLLDDFDDPLFTNASYMIGKSEWDYWMDPNTVDTIGEARASFAVGARRRLKMIEDTISFFKDGEEIMPGVAARATLGHTPGHMAFEVRQGTDAVMILGDCIGNHHVAFEKPEWPSGSDQDQDAAAQTRVQLLDQLATEKTRIIGFHLAGNGTGYVEKTASGYTFVAEDGQ, encoded by the coding sequence ATGGCACCGTCACGCAGGACGTTTCTGGCCGGAGGTGGCGCTGCGGCGTTGATGGGGCTTGGACCAAAGTTCGCACACGCCAGTCTGACCCTCGGGGAAATGAGGCTCGACGTGGTGAGCGATGGGTCACTGAGCTTGCCGGGCAGTTTCATTTTCGACCCGATGCCCAAGGATGAGCTTGCGCCGATCCTTACCAAGTTCGATCTGTCGCCGGACGTGCTTGAACCGCCGTGTAACGTGACGCTGTTACGACACGCGGACCGGGTCGTGCTGTTCGATGTGGGGTCCGGCCCTGATTTTGCGCCCAACTCCGGTATGCTGCTCGCGTCGCTCGATGCAGCTGGAGTGGCGCCCGAGGACGTCACGGACATCATATTTACCCATGCGCACCCCGATCACTTGTGGGGGCTTCTGGACGATTTCGATGATCCGCTTTTCACCAATGCTTCCTACATGATCGGCAAGTCCGAGTGGGACTACTGGATGGATCCGAACACGGTCGACACCATCGGCGAGGCGCGCGCGTCCTTTGCGGTGGGCGCGCGCAGGCGGCTCAAGATGATTGAGGACACCATTTCATTTTTTAAGGACGGCGAAGAAATCATGCCCGGGGTTGCGGCCCGTGCCACCCTTGGCCACACACCGGGCCATATGGCGTTCGAGGTCCGGCAGGGAACCGATGCCGTCATGATACTGGGCGATTGCATCGGCAATCATCACGTGGCCTTTGAAAAGCCGGAATGGCCGTCCGGATCGGATCAGGATCAGGATGCAGCGGCACAAACGCGGGTGCAGTTGTTGGACCAGCTCGCAACCGAAAAGACGCGCATTATCGGTTTCCATCTTGCCGGCAATGGCACCGGCTATGTCGAAAAAACAGCCTCGGGCTATACCTTTGTTGCAGAGGACGGCCAATGA
- a CDS encoding MarR family winged helix-turn-helix transcriptional regulator encodes MTQDEARAAEVFGFFNEIGIINQLSSAMFAKSLPDGVHPSHFSILNHLSRLGDGKSPVRIAAAMQVTKNTMTHSLRVLADRDFIVVRPDPADGRAKLVFLTDAGRAFRDDAIVRVSQEFGHVIGADQLAIMERVRDDLSELRKHLDNNR; translated from the coding sequence GTGACCCAGGACGAAGCCAGAGCGGCCGAAGTATTCGGCTTCTTCAACGAGATCGGGATTATCAACCAGCTGTCGAGTGCGATGTTCGCCAAAAGCCTGCCGGACGGTGTGCACCCGTCGCATTTTTCGATCCTCAATCACCTGTCCCGCCTCGGAGATGGCAAATCTCCGGTGCGGATCGCGGCAGCCATGCAGGTGACGAAAAATACCATGACCCATTCGCTCAGGGTGCTCGCAGATCGCGATTTCATTGTGGTGCGACCCGATCCCGCGGATGGCAGGGCCAAGCTGGTGTTCCTGACCGACGCAGGAAGGGCGTTTCGCGATGATGCAATTGTGCGGGTCTCACAGGAATTCGGCCATGTCATAGGTGCCGATCAACTCGCAATCATGGAACGGGTGCGCGATGATTTGTCGGAATTGCGCAAACATCTCGACAACAATCGCTAG
- the hemA gene encoding 5-aminolevulinate synthase, translating into MNYEDYFRDALVGLRAQGNYRVFADLERHCGDFPRATARGEQAADVTIWCSNDYLGMGQHPKVLGAMHTALDRCGAGAGGTRNISGTTHDHVLLEAEIADLHAKEAALLFTSGYVSNSAALGTLAGRIPECVVLSDALNHASMIEGIRHSKAERMIWKHNDLSDLEAKLASLPRDRPNLIAFESVYSMDGDIAPIAEICDLADTYNAMTYLDEVHAVGLYGPRGGGIAEREGLMDRVTVIEGTLGKAFGVMGGYIAASAELCDFVRSFASGFIFTTALPPAIAAGAAASIRHLKSSGAERDAQKRVVAKVRAQLDRAGIPHVANPSHIIPVMVGDPVKCKYISDVLLKDHGVYIQPINYPTVPKGTERLRITPSPVHSEADIAHLIAALGDLWEQCQLARIPMAAQ; encoded by the coding sequence ATGAACTACGAGGACTATTTCAGGGACGCGCTTGTTGGGTTGCGTGCGCAAGGCAACTACCGCGTCTTTGCCGATCTTGAAAGACATTGCGGTGACTTTCCCCGCGCGACGGCACGCGGTGAGCAGGCAGCGGATGTTACGATCTGGTGCTCGAACGATTATCTGGGGATGGGCCAACATCCAAAGGTGCTCGGGGCCATGCACACCGCACTGGACCGCTGCGGAGCGGGCGCAGGCGGCACGCGGAACATATCCGGCACAACACACGATCACGTGCTGCTCGAAGCAGAGATTGCGGATCTGCACGCGAAAGAGGCCGCCTTGCTTTTCACGTCCGGCTACGTGTCGAACTCTGCGGCATTGGGCACACTGGCGGGGCGCATACCGGAGTGTGTTGTGCTTTCCGATGCGCTCAACCACGCGTCGATGATCGAGGGGATCCGCCATTCAAAGGCGGAGCGCATGATCTGGAAACACAACGATCTCTCTGACCTCGAGGCGAAGCTGGCCAGCCTGCCGCGCGATCGGCCAAATCTGATCGCCTTCGAAAGCGTGTACTCCATGGACGGTGATATCGCACCAATAGCGGAGATTTGCGATCTCGCCGATACATACAACGCGATGACGTATCTGGATGAAGTGCATGCGGTCGGCCTCTACGGTCCGCGTGGCGGGGGCATTGCCGAGCGCGAGGGTCTGATGGACCGCGTGACGGTCATCGAGGGCACGTTGGGCAAGGCGTTCGGCGTGATGGGCGGCTATATCGCAGCATCCGCGGAGCTGTGTGATTTCGTGCGCAGCTTTGCCAGCGGTTTCATCTTTACGACGGCCCTGCCGCCCGCAATCGCGGCAGGTGCGGCAGCGTCGATCAGGCACCTCAAATCAAGCGGGGCAGAGCGGGACGCCCAAAAGCGCGTGGTGGCAAAGGTACGGGCGCAGCTTGACCGTGCCGGTATCCCTCACGTCGCAAACCCGAGCCACATCATCCCCGTCATGGTCGGCGATCCGGTCAAGTGCAAATACATTTCGGACGTTTTGCTCAAAGATCACGGTGTCTATATCCAGCCCATCAACTATCCCACTGTGCCCAAGGGGACCGAAAGATTGCGGATCACGCCGTCGCCGGTCCATTCAGAGGCTGATATCGCGCATCTAATCGCCGCGTTGGGCGATCTTTGGGAACAATGCCAACTGGCGCGGATCCCGATGGCAGCACAGTAG
- a CDS encoding thioredoxin family protein has translation MNRRFFLSGTAVTLCVPAVLHAEQFINYAPGTIDAALAQGKTVLIDYSASWCSTCKRQERVMNALRAADPVYDEKLTFIKVDWDTYKDHEVTVFRNIPRRSTLILLRGDAELGRVVAQTSESQIKALLDAGL, from the coding sequence ATGAACCGCCGATTTTTTCTGTCCGGAACCGCCGTAACCCTCTGCGTTCCTGCGGTGCTGCACGCGGAGCAGTTCATCAACTACGCCCCCGGCACCATTGACGCCGCGCTGGCGCAGGGGAAGACGGTGCTTATCGATTATTCCGCCTCTTGGTGTAGCACGTGCAAGCGGCAAGAGCGGGTGATGAACGCGCTGCGCGCAGCGGACCCCGTCTACGACGAAAAGCTGACGTTCATCAAAGTGGACTGGGATACCTACAAGGACCACGAAGTCACCGTCTTCCGCAATATCCCGCGCCGGTCCACGTTGATCCTGTTGCGGGGCGACGCAGAACTTGGCCGCGTCGTCGCGCAGACGTCGGAAAGCCAAATCAAAGCGTTGTTGGACGCGGGGCTTTAG
- a CDS encoding DUF302 domain-containing protein, whose product MSKSIYLGGLLFAAFTAAASAQNASTTYTYDGSFEDAAFSVESAIVGKGLVIDYVSHVGEMLNRTGQDVGSDVQLFNEADIFVFCSAVVSRKVMEADPMNIAHCPYGIFVADKDGEVIVGYRNYPDGPMQEVQALLDSIVSEALGN is encoded by the coding sequence ATGTCCAAATCAATCTATCTGGGTGGTTTGCTGTTCGCGGCATTCACCGCAGCCGCATCTGCGCAAAACGCGTCAACCACTTATACCTACGACGGATCTTTCGAAGATGCCGCCTTTAGCGTTGAAAGCGCGATTGTCGGCAAAGGGCTGGTCATCGATTACGTCAGCCACGTCGGCGAGATGCTCAACCGGACGGGTCAGGATGTTGGCAGTGACGTGCAGTTGTTCAACGAGGCCGATATCTTCGTTTTCTGCTCTGCGGTTGTGTCGCGCAAAGTGATGGAGGCGGACCCGATGAACATCGCGCATTGTCCCTACGGCATCTTCGTGGCTGACAAGGACGGCGAGGTCATCGTCGGCTATCGGAATTATCCCGACGGTCCCATGCAGGAAGTGCAGGCGCTCCTCGACAGTATCGTGAGCGAGGCTCTGGGCAACTGA
- a CDS encoding cytochrome c biogenesis CcdA family protein encodes MEFVFSYLAGLLTLINPCVLPVLPIVLVSALNANRYGPVALAAGMSTSFVIFGLLITAFGSSIGLTQDSFAKFGAILMVGFGIVLVVPRFARRFELATAGLAARADRQMDGIEPDGVRGQFLGGLLLGAVWSPCIGPTLGGAIALASQGENLTYAGLIMVFFALGVSTLIIGLGLGAREAIRRRAQSLRGLAERSKPILGVTFIAVGLMLYFNLNHYIEAWALDVMPIWLQDLSVAL; translated from the coding sequence ATGGAATTTGTGTTCTCATATCTCGCCGGGCTTCTGACGCTGATCAATCCGTGCGTCTTGCCGGTTCTGCCCATTGTGCTTGTGAGTGCCCTCAACGCCAATCGCTACGGCCCGGTTGCACTCGCTGCGGGCATGAGCACGTCATTTGTCATCTTCGGCCTGCTGATCACGGCCTTCGGATCTTCTATCGGTCTAACGCAGGACAGTTTCGCAAAGTTCGGAGCAATCCTGATGGTTGGCTTCGGTATCGTGCTTGTTGTGCCGCGCTTTGCCCGCAGGTTCGAATTGGCGACCGCCGGTTTGGCCGCGCGCGCGGACCGGCAAATGGACGGGATCGAACCCGACGGAGTGCGGGGGCAGTTTCTCGGTGGCCTTTTGCTCGGTGCCGTGTGGTCGCCCTGCATCGGTCCCACACTGGGAGGGGCGATTGCCTTGGCCTCTCAGGGCGAGAACCTGACTTATGCAGGTTTGATCATGGTGTTCTTCGCCTTGGGGGTGTCGACGCTCATCATCGGGCTCGGCCTTGGCGCCCGCGAGGCGATCCGCCGTCGCGCCCAATCCCTGCGCGGCCTTGCCGAGCGGTCCAAACCTATTCTGGGCGTTACGTTTATCGCCGTTGGTTTGATGCTTTATTTTAACCTCAATCACTATATCGAAGCCTGGGCGTTGGACGTGATGCCGATCTGGCTACAGGATCTGTCCGTCGCTCTTTGA